In Streptococcus parasuis, the following proteins share a genomic window:
- a CDS encoding tRNA (cytidine(34)-2'-O)-methyltransferase, whose product MNIEELDYIEETAKNHVVLFEPQIPQNTGNIARTCAATNSPLHIIKPMGFPIDDRKMKRAGLDYWDKLDVRFYENLEEFMQYASQQGVVHLVSKFANKTYSDEQYDDGKIHYFLFGREDKGLPEEFMRKHPDKAIRIPMNDEHVRSLNVSNTVCMIVYEALRQQEFAGLELVHTYEQDKLKSY is encoded by the coding sequence ATGAATATAGAAGAATTAGATTATATTGAAGAAACTGCAAAAAATCATGTGGTTTTGTTTGAACCACAGATTCCACAAAATACAGGGAATATTGCTCGGACTTGTGCTGCGACAAACAGTCCTTTACATATCATAAAACCGATGGGTTTTCCAATTGATGATCGTAAAATGAAGCGAGCAGGGTTGGATTATTGGGATAAATTAGATGTTCGTTTTTATGAAAATCTGGAAGAATTTATGCAGTATGCTAGTCAACAGGGAGTCGTGCACCTGGTGTCAAAATTTGCAAATAAAACATACTCAGATGAACAGTATGATGATGGAAAAATCCATTATTTTCTTTTTGGTAGAGAAGACAAAGGGTTACCTGAGGAGTTTATGCGAAAACATCCAGATAAAGCAATTCGCATACCGATGAATGATGAGCATGTGCGGAGTCTGAATGTGTCCAATACGGTTTGTATGATAGTATATGAGGCATTGCGCCAACAAGAATTTGCTGGTCTTGAGTTGGTGCATACCTATGAACAGGATAAATTGAAATCATATTAG
- a CDS encoding ECF transporter S component — MTNTRKMTIIAILSAVSFLLMYLKFPLIPTANFLEVDFSLVPILFGLLILDTKASFAILLVRTFLKLILNNQGPSTIIGLPMNIAAMSVFILAVAYFWKNDQTIKNYIKTAVIATIGSTLMMLLLNYVYAVPVYAAFANFDIKEILGLWNYLLMMVLPFNLLQGVVLSAVFYICQKAAQPILKKV, encoded by the coding sequence ATGACAAACACACGCAAAATGACGATTATCGCCATTCTTTCAGCAGTATCTTTTCTGCTCATGTACTTGAAATTTCCCCTTATTCCAACGGCGAATTTCTTAGAGGTGGATTTTTCACTAGTACCAATCTTGTTTGGTCTGTTAATTTTAGATACCAAGGCTAGTTTTGCTATCCTTTTGGTTCGAACCTTTCTCAAGCTGATTTTAAATAATCAGGGACCGTCCACAATCATCGGCTTGCCGATGAATATTGCAGCTATGTCAGTGTTTATTTTGGCGGTGGCCTATTTCTGGAAAAATGATCAAACGATAAAAAATTATATTAAAACCGCAGTCATTGCAACCATAGGTTCAACGTTAATGATGTTGCTATTGAATTATGTTTATGCAGTGCCAGTCTATGCTGCATTTGCAAACTTTGATATTAAAGAAATTTTAGGCTTGTGGAATTACCTATTGATGATGGTATTGCCATTTAATCTGTTACAAGGGGTTGTCCTATCAGCGGTATTTTACATTTGCCAAAAAGCTGCACAGCCGATTTTAAAGAAAGTTTAA
- a CDS encoding phosphatase PAP2 family protein, translating into MKNKQKHLQNASFFALAFVILGYTAKFFPTTLAGFDSTIQTAIRGNLPSGATQFWTSITVLGNTVIILAISLLVAAFFYFYKKWKIEAYFLLASFAAMGVASTALKYVYQRPRPSIQWLIDTIGYSFPSWHTASTMMIAGAVVIVMQQRMRKGLARTAMQVLLIIIAILVAISRIYIGVHYPTDIIGGWLLAITLLQAMYPFYDQKRFEWRFQSKQK; encoded by the coding sequence ATGAAGAACAAACAAAAACATTTACAAAATGCATCCTTTTTTGCCTTAGCCTTTGTTATCTTAGGTTATACGGCAAAATTTTTTCCAACTACCTTAGCGGGGTTTGATTCAACCATTCAAACAGCCATTCGTGGCAATCTACCGAGTGGAGCAACCCAGTTTTGGACATCAATTACCGTTTTAGGAAATACAGTTATTATATTAGCCATTTCCTTGCTTGTGGCGGCATTCTTTTATTTCTATAAGAAATGGAAGATTGAAGCGTATTTTTTACTTGCTAGCTTTGCGGCGATGGGGGTAGCATCAACAGCCCTGAAATATGTCTACCAACGTCCACGCCCTAGCATCCAATGGTTAATTGATACAATAGGCTATTCATTTCCAAGTTGGCACACAGCGTCAACCATGATGATTGCAGGAGCAGTTGTCATCGTGATGCAGCAACGTATGAGAAAGGGGTTGGCCCGAACTGCTATGCAAGTCCTTCTCATTATCATTGCTATCTTGGTTGCCATATCTCGTATCTATATTGGCGTACACTACCCAACTGATATTATCGGTGGTTGGTTACTGGCTATCACACTTTTACAAGCCATGTACCCATTTTATGATCAGAAACGGTTTGAATGGCGATTCCAAAGCAAGCAGAAATAA